The sequence tgtccgatggagctcaaattttgcataggggcatattttagggcttaggaaatgtttgcgtaacgtccggtttttaaattaaatgaaaaaattattttcgtcataataatttttttcaaagtcccaaaacatcgatttttttcaaaaaaataattcttaaagTTTCATGAGTCCTTTGGTatcaaaaaacaataaaaatatttccccttgtgagaaaaaaatgataaagttttgattaattttgagcacccctaaatcatgtccgatttagctcaaattttgcaaagGGGGAtattttggctacgaaaacgtttcgCCCGGTGTTAATTGTCCGGTGATATAAATTTGGGCACATGGTATAAATTCAAGAAGCGGTAATCCTACCCTGAAGACCCCTATGAATAAAGTTAATCATAAAAATAGAGGAGAGCCAACCCAGGGCTACAATCCTCTCTAAatgtgatttatttattttggagGCTGCACTGGCTGGAATGAAAAtacatctctttctctctcgACATTCTAGGCAACTTGAGAAAGTTTCGCAATCTACCAGAGGTGTCGTAATCTTGTTGTGTGAATTGACAGAAGCCCGACGTATTCTAGCCGAAGCTCAGAGAATGCGAATGCTCAACGGACATTTCATTTGGCTATGGGCGGATACAACTACGTCCACGGAGTTTTACGACCAGGTACAAACACCGCTTGGTGTATTTGGAAACGAGGTAGAGGAGGATATATCTGGGCAGTTAAATAATCCGTTCCATTCTGTTAAAACAGAACTCGAAGATGATTTTTATGATTCTACAGACATAATCCAACAATCACATATTGCTGATCTTGTAGAAAGAAAATTGGATTTTGAGTTTTACGATCCAAAACACAGAAAAAATCGCACCAAAGCTAATAACACGAACCGGTCCCACCATGCTGTTGATCTTCAGAGAAATATTTTAAGTTTTAAGAATTTTATTGGCAACAATAAGAAGAGTGATAAGTCTAAACGCAACGTTGAtagtctagaggatctatataGCGAAAATGTTAATTCAACTTTCTCTAGTCAGTACCCCAGAAGTGGAAACCTAAACGAACTCTTACGTACAAATAATTTAGAGCAGAGAAACTATCTCAATCAATCTAATGGTGCTAACTACAGATTAATAATTGATTCACAAGCCAGGAATCAAGGCCAAAAGAACAGTGTTCAAATGAGTCGTAGTGATCTAGATATTTTATTTGGTAATGAAGAGTATCTAGCGGATCTGAAGATCAAACGAGCCAACAGTTTTCTAAAGCATTATAACGTATCATCGCATGTATTGTTTCACCACTTCCAAGACTTTCCAGTAGGCCTGCTGGCGCTGAGACCAGTGACAATGAAGGTCGATCGTCACTTTATTCGATCTGCTGTACGTCTTTTTGCATCAACTTGGGCTAAAGTGGAACAAGAAGGGGATAGTGGCCGAAAGCCAATGCGAAACCAAGATAAACAATCGCCAAGTAAAACAAACCAGCGAAACAATAAATCTCCAAAGTACAAGCGCTCAGTGATGAGCCATGTGGATCAAATTAATGTTGTTGATACGTCTAGTAAAACTCAACAAGCCGTAGAAAACAAAGTTAACAATAGTAGTATCAGAAATTATAATAGAATCAATGTCACTGAATCAAATACCTATTACAATTCTAAGGAACGAAAAACCGTGGATGGCCATAGAGTTACTGTTCAGATCAATAAAGGTGAAGCTTATAATACCACCTATGAAAATGCAAGTGAAAGCAATACTACAGATAGGAGCAATACGAAATCAGTTATGAAACCAAAGCAAAAAAGACAACAAACTTGGTGGACCTCTAAAGCACACCCTGATCGAGCACGAAGTAATGATCATATGAGAGGTGGGGCACCGCAATATCGTAATGGCTGTTACGGAATGGCTAGTCGAGGTGAGCTTAAAAAGGCTGAACTATTCACAAGGTAAGATTTATTAATGCAATCATTATTTTAATTGTTCCTTTTTGCTCTTAATTTAGTTATTATTCTCATGCCATTAGATTGGGCACAATAGCGCGTGTAGTTCCATAATTAGATTGTGAATATATGACCGTTTAAGTTGCTTATATTTTCTATAGCATCAGTAGTCGCTAAACAGCGAAGGCCGGTGGAGTTTTTTTGTGCTTGGGTAAAATAAAGTATCGGTACTAGGCAGGGACGGAAATAGTTAACATTTATTTTTACTATTCATTCTACCATGCAGATAAAGTAAAACAAAACAAGACACAAACCTTATGATACATGAATCAATCATACATTACTTCTTGCAGATCAAATTTCTTCACCTTTGCTCGACTCttataatagcctattcagattatgcCATTCATTATAATAATTAACGTGTTGAAATTGGAAatagaaaattgaatgtatggggatGGGCATCAAGTTATtctttatcatgatatttattttcactagcagggtagaaatatttcacagttaatgcagtgaaaaacatggatttcagaaaaatatattaagctcttttagtggaatgtattaaaccgtctaagacgaattaagtactgtccatttaattccaccagttaattttcgttatctttgcagatacgtatttcgaccacaactgtgtggtcgtcttcagtgtcttgtacttgaagtcgagtcaagtacaagacactgaagacgaccacacagttgtggtcgaaatacgtatctgcaaagataacgaaaattaactggtggaattaaatgggcagtacttaattcgtcttagatggATTTCAGTATAATCTGCgatcgccttcatcgccgccgtggtgagtgcgactgggtgcagccgaaaaatcatttccaacaccgaccattcaatttcgcattcagccactcacaagtcgctctgacaggctgctcagttcgcgccttaccgtatgactgtgagtggcccatttaaacgcgtggtgaatttttttaatttgctgggtgaatgtgtacattttgctgtggtaaatttcatcttcgcggtgCAGTGGTTGATGTgggttctgttgtttacttttctgcctctccgggaatgtgaggttgatttcaaagcaggaagaaaataaaaaaatgatataaaaaacatcaccttcattcagtcctgccgaatatttacaatcCTGAATTCACCAGTGCacaatgggaaaaaaattgtccataacgcgaataaattcaatatctcggttCGGTATGGACGGATTGCGCTGAAAAttcttgtaatcttgtaatcttgtaatatcaacgcaccctctgaccatagcctatctgcgttgtatttaaataccactgagcgatacgtctactgggcaacacgtccggtgtgcactgcactaagatctccttagatgcaaccggaccgagatcttacttaaggctcccaagggtccgtttcgttgtgatatgttgccataaaatagaaatatatgcacttgcttttctaatctacgggaatatttaaatttactaatgataagtaaattcattcatcgatcagattagaacgagctcagtgcaattaaaatataaacgcaatacttatctgcaattcacagaagatgttgggattgtccttgaagtaatcacgttgtgaacacagacttcctgtattgacggtggttgttatgaatatgaataccactgctgataccggaacaataagattttcttcatcactggtcgtctggaaagaggtagataaaagaattgggccgctttcactcgccggcccgcaaaacattagtaagtaattaatcttactacaaagacaaaaatacagttctaataattctgtcttattaatggatatcacacatgcccatctgatactcaacttaaccaaaaacatatcctcaatacttaataaaatgataactgtatatagtttctattattgtccatatatacctactattcaatctaggattccaaatcggataaattaattcagttgctaactaaaagcttatcctcaacgctttgactgtcaatagtctccacaatatgaaccttaaaggttataactttgttcaatcctacatctgtttatattaaaactcaatcctaactgccccgaaaccgctttcaacacataactgccccgagcacagccactacatgcgacccacaggaccccaatcgaggacggcctacactataccgttgtgagcttacatgaaaacatgctcctaacgtttgatgcctaaaaataaaaataattaaactaattacactaaatcttacacttttgatcgaACCCGGCTGACATTCGCGTTAAACAATGTGTTCCATGAGTGCTGATCACTCATGATAACGCCCCGAATCGGCGAATAAAATTCAGtttaacgcagagtttaaaccctctcttgcgctaagtaatgctgaaaacctaacttctagtaatttgattcgtagaaacaaattatactgaaattggtgcgtggcaaaataagttatacaattagctaatttagttaaaccctgactaccccacattatactggcccgtttggagtcatccagtggcacttggtcttagcattcgttttctttttaaattctataacaattcaccacgcttacccccatattagtaatatgtagaacgaatgcttgactattactatactaagtatagtaaaagaccggaagtaataattgggccagCCACCACCTGTTAGATTATGCGAAATTGCTCCCTAAACAAttttttatacttccaaaatgtgtcgttggttgatgataggctgctgaacctataattggcgctgtaggcataaagcacgctgataaattttcacacaatgttgacatgaaaaatttttttgttagaaaaactttttttccttaaatgtgtcacaggaacattattcccagaaaagttagataattaaaaatatctatctgcagaaaaaaattcatcgatttctgagatgagtttttttgtaatatcgatttgaatttttaaaactattttttttagtgtagaaatcggtattttattttttggatatttttccaaaaaacttctgggaatttcacgacagtccgccatacaacacttttttgtaggtcttgtcattttagagttacatcgatttataaaaaatccatggaaaaaaattaggccctcatcaaatgttattcttgacaatttttgaaaaactaagtatgcagagtggcttagaaataccatatttttatgcccaccaagtttcattcgattctgagatggtgctgccaaccgctggtcgagttggcgcgaaattcgtcttcTACTAAATGAGAACATTTTAACCAATCaagtctaagttactgcaagTAGCGTTATACCTTCGttataaaagttgtagcaaaacctTCCCACAAATAGTCATTTTCATTTCCATTTTCATGATGTACAAGGGGTTCGCTGAGCCAAATCACAAGCATGAATTTTTAGTTCAAACTTTCCATAATACATCGTACCTATTGGGACGAAAATAGGCATCGCAACCTCCTTACACATAGGTGTTTTCGGTTTTGCGTGATACACGGGAGGGTATCATAGCCTGGAGTGAAAGCAtaaagtggaaaattcattgatTATGACCCGAAGTGTTTAAAGTGTTTAAAGAGATATTAAAATATTGCATAGTATCTTAAAAGTTTACTTTAGTTATGATGACATGATTTGGTACGATGGTTAGTTTTGTACATGTTGTGGGTTCTTAGTTTAGTAAATGACGTGACGTAAGAACAATGCTTGAGGATATCATTTCAAGACCAAATtctcaaaactacccatacgcTGCTGCAAACAAACATCAACACGCACGCGAGGGTCTCCAGATCGACGCTCGAGTCCCCGCCCACAAAGACAAGTCGCTCCGTGTTCAAACGAATGTTGCCTTAATTGACTCCTCCATCGCGGGCACAGATTCTTTCCGAAGGATACTAAAtataagttccaccgggaagcCAAGCACCAGAGACTGAGGAAAATCACATAATCCAACATCAGGCGTCTGTTATTTAAACAGAgagtttcaaagaaacaaatgattttaattgaggaacatatagaagcttgtacaaaaaaatcttctcagaaaagcaaaaacgtaaaaatagaaagggatttaaaaaatttcttcagtcgAAGCTAGATAGCATGTTTTGAGatactaatagatcacttgtatgcatgtatgtgtgcgcatgtgtgcaaattccaaaatttactaccatacaaatctcgctcatttttaaggtattgaacaagtttagttttaccaaattaggcatccataaggcgaaatatatgttattattgaacgctattgagtttcgctcaaatcaatgactgatttagttagttctggattaattaatatcgaggtctctggaaattaagagtacaatatatgcaaccagcgttacaatagttactaaccatgtcacaatagttattcaatccgacgagcgccttataggtAGGCAGCATGAACTACAGTACGTTATCActcgttgagttgtcactcaactcatgacatccgcctttgggtaggcaattgtTCTGTCACTTTCAcagtaaatcgccgtgggaaactgtgtagttttatctcgttttaaatactagagtctggaagaaatttccttataactaaggaagggtcaaaatctcactgtaggtggattaatctgggttttttttcatactgcgtttcattgatgacagcgggctatgtctattgatgatgatgaaaccacgcttgtcaccggctcgcGCTGAGCAATGGACGGATTGcgctgaaaatttgacacaaATCGTAGAATTTTCTGGGGAATCGTGCAAAGGTGGTTAAGTTCACTACACGGAGCTACAAGACCTTGTTTTACCCTAATGCCCCTTATTTGTTATGCTTTCCGTGGAAGACCTTGACCTGTTCGTGCCACCTCTGGAGTTAGGGCTCGCATCTAGGTCATCTactattcattatatttttaaCGACTAATCCTacattaaaacaaataaaattttaatgtatGCTGACGATATTAAACtatatttagaaattaaaaattctgaagatatcATCGCTTTTAAAAAtgatattattttattcaatacATGGTCTAACaacccgggtagaagaaaacagcaagataatatcaaattttactattaatatatgaataactgaatagcaaaatctgatattagtttgtttgatatagttgctaaaatatcaaaaataaataactcataaataactcgttttgctattataataacaaaccaatagaaaaatatgtgaaaaaaagaaaatattatatGTGTTGTTGGGatgctattttatgttatttatgaataacatgagaataaataaatctgatatcatagccaaatttgttattattatgttatttatttgttattcaTCTCTATCCGGGAAAAGTTTACTGCAACTAaactaaatgtgaaaaaatgttactcaattgCTTTCAGTAGAAaaagaaataatcaaaatatcgTTATTACTCTAGATAACCATAACATAGAAAAGTGTGATGAAATCAGGAATTTAGGAATAATCTTGGACCCAAAACTTACTTTCGTTGACCATTACAACACTATTATAAATAGAGCTAATAGTATGCTTGGATTCATTGAACGATTTTATTATAACTGATCCATATACAATAAAAACgttatatattgcttatgtcaGGTCAACAGGTCAACAAGAATATGGCAGCACTGTTTGGTCTTCATTTTCAAATACACATTTTAACCGGATTGAGTCAGTCcagaaacaatttttattatatgcacttCGAAAGCTAAGTTGGACTAATTTTCCTTTGCCATCATACGAAACTCGTTGTATGCttatgaattattggcagtggctgattttctacccaccgctgtcacatccaggcgctattatagtatatgcgcaaaatagccagcaagagttaaccgccagaaatttgtatggcgaaagtcatctaacgcgggttttctcaaaataagaaacctttcatgaaaaactatttggtaccgattatgtaggaaggtgtccgctaccatgcctaccaaatatttttttgatgaaagtgcttaattttgagaaatcgaaccttagatgcctttcgccatactgatttcagtaagttaactcctagtgtgccgctgtaagcacgctcaaagcaggcgattcattaataTCCAAACTTTAGGTAATGacttcgattcccggtgccggtctaggcaattttcggattggaaattgtctcgacttccctgggcataaaagtatcatcgtgttagcctcatgatatacgaatgcaaaaatgttaacctggcttagaaacctcgcagttaataactgtggaagtgcttaatgaacactaagctgcgaggcggctctgtcccagtgtggggatgtaatgccaataagaagaagaagaagtaatgtGATGTTATTTGTAAGCAATTTGAGGAATATGAGAGCGTGGGGTAAAATCGGCAAGAtctcaatgaatcgcctgctttgagcgtaattacagcggcacagtaggagttaactttctggaatcagtatggcgaaaggcatctaaggttcgatttctcaaaattaagcactttaatcgaaaaaatatttggtaggcgtagtagcggacccctccctacataaccggtaccaaatagtttttcatgaaatgtTCCTAatattgagaaaacccgcgttagatgtctttcgccatacaaatttctggcggctaactcatgctggctatttgcgcatatacgatagcgcctggatgtggaagcggcgagtagaaaatcagccactgccaataattcattcccaACATCGTGTAGTATACAGAGCTCTCATAACacgatttttagcaaaattttaggtcaaatgtgttatgtttttTCGATTATTTGTAACTCTGAGCTTGACGAATTACAAAGCAAATAGGTGACATTGGGGTAAAACGAGATCTTGCTGCTTCGTGCAGTGAACTTAACCACTTTTGCACGATTCCCCAGAAAGTTCTACGgtttttgtcaaaatttcagcgcaatccgcccttaccgaaccgagatattgaatttattcgcgttatagacattttttcctattgtgcagtgttggtaaaatctcaaattctACGATACTTTCTTTACAAaatcgcaagcgagttagctcgtgcatgaagcctcgatgattgagatttaagtatgattctaccaacactgattaTCATAAATGTAGTAATCTGAATAGTCTATTAGGCTGAGTTGACGAAAACAGTCGCTATTcataacattattattattgttttaatgATTTCTCATAAAGCTGGGTATATTACTTTTGCTTAGTattttatagcctattcagattgcgccattaattttgttttcgttgcatgatttttacgtgattttttatatTCTCAAGTTTTCTACGTCATTTAATCTGTTTTAATTTCACCAACCGGTTATCGTTTCCAATAAAAAtcacaattacaattacaaagCTGATTTCATTCGTTTCATTCGTCGTAGATACGTTATTGATTGCAGTTTCTGTATTTTAGACACCTACAAGATGGCGCAACTAGGGGCCTTAGTGGTCAAACGATAATGGGTGGCTTGGTGGAGAAATCATTAATAACACATTTTGAAGTTCTAAATCTAGTTCCTGTCACAAAACGACCAATTATAAAACACGATTCTCGCCAGGAATCGTTCAGTAGCCGTATTGTGAATACTAGCTCGACAAAATGGCGAAGAGTTGGTTTTATATCGGGACGAAATGTGCATTTAGACACTATTGTATGGCCTAGTGGTGATATCGTGGTCACAGGTATGTTAGTAATATTTAAAATCACTACTATTATATCAACGATAGAATGGTTTTGCAGGGTTATTATCTAAAGCACGCTCAGTATTTCGCGTGGTTGTGGCCGTGGCACCTCCTTTCGTAATGGAAACAGAGCTTACCGATCAAGAACAATGTCTGCGTGGGATTTTATGCTACAAAGTATACATAACGGGGAGGCAAAATCTTACTCAAATGTTCAACAAGATTGAAATTCAGAGAAGACGTAAAGATCTAGGCGAAGAAGCTGAAACCGATGATAAAAAATATGAGAAACGCATATATAGGTgagaaaaatagtaaatatcCATATAGttttaaataatttagaaaCATGGACACTATCAAAATTGAGACGTAGAAGTTTATGGCAAAAAGGTGTGTAATAACGTCTTCACAAGAATGACCGAAATGTTTAATAACGTATTTTTGatctatatatattttttttcttgcttaGGAAACGGTTGTTAAACTTATTATTCAATGTTTTTCAGCGTAAGATGCTGTTATGGATTGTCCATGGACTTGTTACAAAAAGTTGCTTTAGATCTAGGTTTTGGATTCGACCTTTATATTGTCCATGATGGATTATTTGGACGCAAAAATACTATGAAGAATGGATACCAAACTACAACGCCGAGAAGGGATGTACCTAGAAGGGTGGAATTATCTAAATTTGATGGTAAATTTGTGCAAGTAATTATTCATAGTTTATTCGATAACGTATTTTccttttattaatttttcagcTCAATCTGGTAGAAGTCTTAAGCGTGGCTCAAAATTATCGCAAATTCTAGAAATGAGTTTAAATCCACCAGAGGTTATCACGGATCCCCCCATACGGATTGCACCACCCTCAAAGATACTTAAAGTTCAGTGGAATGGAATTATTGGGGATCTTGTTACCGGAAGTGCTGACATAACATTTGCTCCTCTAAGTGTTTCGAGGTATGTGGCCAGAATTGATAATAGATGATCCTTTGCGTCACAGGAACCGCTGAATTCTGAACTTCGACTCGGTACAATCGATCGTTCAATCGAACGATCGTATGTACGATTCCGTTCCGTCTCGTCCAGCATAATAAATGATaacaaatgaattattggcagcggctgattttctacccgccgctgtcacatccaggcgctctagtatatgcgcaaaatagccagcatgaatTAACTGCCAAAaatgtgtatggcgaaagtcatctaacgcgggttttctcaaaactatgaacttttcatgaaaaactatttggtaccggttatctagtaaggtgtccgctactacgcctaccaaatattttttcgatgaaggtgcttaattttgagaaatcgaaccttagatacCTTTCGCCAtatgatttcagaaagttaactcctagtgtgccgctgtaagcacgctcaaagtgggcGATTCATTAATCACTGGTTTTCAacccgccgctgccagcatccaggcgctatcgtatatgcgcaaatagccagcatgcgTTAACCatcactccaaataatctaaacgttgttttcacctgaattttcaggtacattttacgtgcacacgtagctgcaaatgcttcagaaaattcaggtgaaacttacgtgtccggtgaattctatccaaaactcaggtagaacttacctgattttcacgtagaataaaaattctatcgaaaaatcaggtaaaagttacgtgaatttcaggtggaaaaaatctacgtactttttcaggtggaaacaacgtgtagatttttttgggtgatcAGAAATttatatggcgaaagacatctaacgcgagtTTTCTCAATATTAGGAGCCtttaatgaaaaactatttggtggTACCGGttgtgtaggaaggtgtccgctatcacgcttaccaaatatttttccgaTAAAGgtgctcaattttgagaaatcgaaccttagatggctttcgccatactgattttagAAAGTTGTCTAACTTGGACAAAAAACTCcgcagttaatagctgtggaagtgctaaacgAACtctgagctgcgaggcggcaatgtcccagtgggggatgtaatgtcaataaggaGAAAAACCATGTTTAAGAAGGGGAACCACATCTGCCGTTATTTAAAAACGGTGACGTATGCGCaaacaaatttttcatttttctgttaaagaactCAATGTACTACTCGTAagctttttttttgaaaaattgtgtATGCGTCACTTTCTACTTTATTCCGGGCGTgtgtgcttttaaagaaggcagcaTATTTGACTAAGAAACCTAGCAGaaactgtgaaagcgaaaactcAGCTGCAAGGTTGCAATGTCCCagaggggatgtaatgccaatgaagaaaaagatGAGCCTaaggttcaagcgccattactcgccaaCTGGAACGAGAAAAAAGACAAAGAGCATGAGAACAAGCAAAAAATCCAAAGGACGATAAAAATATACCAACTTTACTTACAACAACTCCGTTTTTTTCTTGGCCGGAGTGAATCACATAcagtgcacaatggggaaatccgatttcaaaggtggaaaaaattgataactgtCTTCACGATCAACTTACAGAaaagatcaagagcttattcgaaagggaattttgcaaagaattcagtgagtgctgtttcatggacgtggaacacttctgtatgcagttattgagctcgttttgccctaatgccccatatatcgcgagtttccaaactatttgtcattttatctttaagacattgttctaaaattgtgtttatctatTCACTGTGGATctacagaagggcactaaatatatgtTGTTGGTAAaggttggaaatttaagggactttggggtcaaataagcatcaaagtgcatttcatgtgtaattttcatgtattctgtaaaaaatagtaatttttacagataagtgttgatattattgtctcaaagtgttgaacagatattgacaaatgtttgccgaacaaaaatttatttaaaaaaaacgtttcacaaatgttttatttggttatttactgagtaaaaaacgattttaaaaaacttttgaatagcaccgatgccaaacatttccaaaccatacccgatagcacaactagacaagaatagtcatatgttatgagccttgatgtgatcatagatagtaggtgatgggagataccctttttcttatctttatgcccaaattcccctatgaaataatatagctcaatgattctgaggaaatgatgtagtaatgttaatttaattgatatttttcaatgatataatgaaagtaacaaataatcatttttattttattatcagactaagaccggagtggcctgtgctgcacataaaaaacttctccattcagctcggtccatggctgcacttcgacaaccacgcagtctgcggagggtccgcaaatcgtcatccacctgatcgatccaccttgcccgttgTGCACCTCGGCTTCTTGtagatagaaactcgtg comes from Armigeres subalbatus isolate Guangzhou_Male chromosome 2, GZ_Asu_2, whole genome shotgun sequence and encodes:
- the LOC134211716 gene encoding uncharacterized protein LOC134211716 isoform X4, which produces MILLSLLCAIFILFADKVSQHFVIGSEFKSDFVDVADIRELGPKMEALLGQSPVDNKQPVFPERPDAVYFVVALHGGAKLWGRTLARTLLDLGAPFSNPQGPPLRPIIIDLPANGRYTSKVLTTLCDVIDGVPLAGMIVVGDGQAAKMIALAGSSMKIPVLWAKGGIASLQGTSNELMSKSQAILQPSAREILEALRSLLLQTHWYSFYILSDLKTTIILEGAEGNALKRKPLLPKILQLPTNNDLIYRQLEKVSQSTRGVVILLCELTEARRILAEAQRMRMLNGHFIWLWADTTTSTEFYDQVQTPLGVFGNEVEEDISGQLNNPFHSVKTELEDDFYDSTDIIQQSHIADLVERKLDFEFYDPKHRKNRTKANNTNRSHHAVDLQRNILSFKNFIGNNKKSDKSKRNVDSLEDLYSENVNSTFSSQYPRSGNLNELLRTNNLEQRNYLNQSNGANYRLIIDSQARNQGQKNSVQMSRSDLDILFGNEEYLADLKIKRANSFLKHYNVSSHVLFHHFQDFPVGLLALRPVTMKVDRHFIRSAVRLFASTWAKVEQEGDSGRKPMRNQDKQSPSKTNQRNNKSPKYKRSVMSHVDQINVVDTSSKTQQAVENKVNNSSIRNYNRINVTESNTYYNSKERKTVDGHRVTVQINKGEAYNTTYENASESNTTDRSNTKSVMKPKQKRQQTWWTSKAHPDRARSNDHMRGGAPQYRNGCYGMASRGELKKAELFTRHLQDGATRGLSGQTIMGGLVEKSLITHFEVLNLVPVTKRPIIKHDSRQESFSSRIVNTSSTKWRRVGFISGRNVHLDTIVWPSGDIVVTGLLSKARSVFRVVVAVAPPFVMETELTDQEQCLRGILCYKVYITGRQNLTQMFNKIEIQRRRKDLGEEAETDDKKYEKRIYSVRCCYGLSMDLLQKVALDLGFGFDLYIVHDGLFGRKNTMKNGYQTTTPRRDVPRRVELSKFDAQSGRSLKRGSKLSQILEMSLNPPEVITDPPIRIAPPSKILKVQWNGIIGDLVTGSADITFAPLSVSRERAQVIDFSIPFFHGGVSLLAAPQTNPDVPLLAFLLPFSPELWIAIFTSLNVTAIAVAIYEWLSPFGLNPWGRQRSKNFSMSSALWVMWGLLCGHLVAFKAPKSWPNKFLINVWGGFSVIFVASYTANIAALIAGLFFHNEAGSYSGPLLKQRIGAPVATATEYYVQQNDKILWEHMKKYQLKDIQEGIERLKNGTIDLLMADSPILDYYQATDQGCSFQKVGDTYVDDSYAIGMTKGFPLKETISALISKYSSDGYLDILTAKWYGSLACFKLDREIGQPKPLGVAAVAGVFLLLGLGMILGLLILIFEHLFYKYTLPILRHQPKNTVWRSRNIMFFSQKLYRFINCVELVSPHHAAKELVHTIRQGQITSLFQKSIKREYVLKQGAAA